In Molothrus aeneus isolate 106 chromosome 3, BPBGC_Maene_1.0, whole genome shotgun sequence, a single genomic region encodes these proteins:
- the LOC136554396 gene encoding ankyrin repeat domain-containing protein 9-like: MASNQASLQDDQSRHCKFLSYMFYQAVRDHKPVWMLEDMRTMEYFYWEENASLRTYSPSEALLYAVVHNHLPYAQYLLSHFPEEALKVPGEHFCYCPSSAPHLAMAVTYDRRDILGLIIKIAHKLPSLNSYINRAGCFHLEDGKTPLHLACELLRSETVLILLGNGASPRIEDSKGLTPLDVILEQMWDSKVNVASKKLCLDYLLLFMPNPQFKMRKVLQEHPDHWTALLGEDKFNSLVGNTPASLYLQAMQTILQTLPPSHFPKSIQELPIPQALKPLPSYGKKLPAKNVHH, encoded by the exons ATGGCCAGTAACCAGGCCAGCCTGCAGGATGATCAGAGCAGGCACTGCAAGTTCTTATCCTACATGTTCTACCAGGCTGTGAGAGATCACAAGCCTGTGTGGATGCTGGAAGACATGAGAACTATGGAGTATTTTTACTGGGAGGAAAATGCCAGCCTACGAACCTACTCACCTTCAGAAGCCCTTCTCTATGCAGTGGTGCATAATCACCTGCCTTATGCTCAGTATCTGCTGTCTCATTTTCCAGAGGAGGCTCTCAAGGTGCCTGGGGAACACTTCTGCTATTGCCCAtcctctgctcctcacctggCCATGGCAGTCACATATGACAGGAGAGATATCTTGGGACTGATCATCAAAATTGCACACAAGCTCCCCAGCTTGAACTCCTATATCAATAGGGCTGGCTGCTTTCATCTGGAAGATGGGAAAACACCCCTGCACCTTGCCTGCGAGCTGCTGAGGTCAGAGACGGTTCTCATCCTCCTCGGGAATGGAGCCTCTCCCAGGATAGAGGACAGTAAAGGGCTGACCCCGCTGGACGTCATCCTGGAGCAGATGTGGGACTCCAAAGTCAATGTCGCATCAAAGAAGCTCTGCCTCGACTACCTCTTGCTCTTCATGCCCAACCCACAGTTTAAGATGCGGAAAGTTCTGCAGGAGCATCCAGACCACTGGACAGCTTTGCTGGGAGAAGACAAATTCAACAGCCTGGTGGGGAACACACCTGCTTCTTTATATCTGCAAGCTATGCAAACTATTCTCCAGACTCTTCCCCCTTCCCACTTCCCTAAAAGCATCCAGGAACTACCTATACCTCAGGCACTAAAGCCCTTACCATCCTATGGCAAAAAGCTACCAGCAAAAAATGTG CATCATTAG